A window of the Longimicrobiaceae bacterium genome harbors these coding sequences:
- a CDS encoding ECF-type sigma factor: MSEQGEVTRLLVQLGHGGRDAMDRVLPMVYGELQRLAQRQLRGERGDHTLQATDLVHEAYVKLGGLERIEWKNRAQFFAIAAQAMRRVLVDHAVGRQAAKRGGERRKVPLDEAMLVLEEQTDDVLALNAALSALERSSPRLVRIVECRYFAGLSIEETAEALEISPATVKRDWTMARAWLSRELSG; encoded by the coding sequence ATGTCCGAACAGGGCGAGGTGACACGCCTGCTGGTCCAGCTCGGCCACGGCGGCCGCGATGCCATGGACCGGGTGCTCCCGATGGTCTACGGGGAGCTGCAGCGGCTCGCACAGCGCCAGCTTCGCGGCGAGCGCGGCGACCACACGCTGCAGGCCACGGACCTCGTCCACGAGGCGTACGTGAAGCTCGGCGGGCTGGAACGGATCGAGTGGAAGAACCGGGCGCAGTTCTTCGCGATCGCCGCGCAGGCCATGCGGCGGGTGCTGGTGGACCACGCCGTCGGCCGGCAGGCGGCCAAGCGCGGCGGCGAGCGGCGCAAGGTGCCGCTCGACGAGGCGATGCTCGTCTTGGAGGAGCAGACGGACGACGTCCTGGCGCTGAACGCCGCCCTTTCCGCGCTGGAAAGGTCCAGCCCCCGGCTCGTGCGGATCGTGGAGTGCCGCTACTTCGCGGGGCTGTCCATCGAGGAGACGGCGGAGGCGCTGGAGATCTCGCCGGCTACCGTCAAGCGCGACTGGACGATGGCCCGCGCCTGGCTGAGCCGTGAGCTGAGCGGGTGA
- a CDS encoding protein kinase, whose protein sequence is MAGASGRWWSRFWPGRRAAAPADAPDHWRQLQEILHSALETPSGERMAFVAGACADRPELRREVESLLAAHARPSVLDRPPAVLLGLAPAPGAQTPPRLDRSAPHYEIVEKVGGGGMGVVYRARDRRLGRSVALKFLPPHLNADEHARERFLVEAQAAAALDHPNICTLYEAGETDDGHLFLAMPFYEGETLKRRLTGGALTVAEALDVAVQVANGLEKAHERGIVHRDIKPANLVVTGDGVVKIVDFGIAKLAHAGVTRPGIMLGTLAYMSPEQAEGREVDGRTDLWSLGVVLYEMLTGERPFRGEHDRVLLHAITAADPRPPTALRPDVPARVEAAVLRALARSPTERYATAREMSAALDAIRAPALPGAAPAVPRLDSGEGAFGGVAPGGERRQATIVVSTISGYDSLVERRVPGEVEQVLAGLRAAAEAVAAAHGGVLNQFAGDELVLLFGVPTTREDDAIRAARAALELHARVRALAPEGEGRDGEHLVLHTGIDTGRVVSHPEEGAPGTYRLAGAAAQVAARLARQAGRDEVWASPECRHLIGACFDSEPREAIALRDRRQPLVPYRVLRASGLQTRIEAQEKAGLTAYTGRDGELAALRRCLADALAGEGQLVTVTGEPGIGKSRLLHEFRQGVGASGVPVLMGRCQPHGAGVAYLPFVEILRAGLGLGEDAEEGREERTAERIRAISPALEEFIPLYLHLLSVPSSRYTVPRHLQGDAFRLAMQEALAAVLTLNAQREPGVVLLEDWHWADEASHAVLRQVAEVMADSPLLVLVTLRPGYGMEWSSPGQHAPIALRPLDPASTESMLRSLLKAGRVPADLAALIHERTGGNPFFIEEICQALVEEGALRPGGGDVVLAGPLQMLELPDSIQAVIRARLDRLDRDARDVVRLAAVVGREFTRTLLERTVTDGGTLPQALERLKAAGLVQQTRVAPEAGYRFKHVLTQEVAYSSLLEHQRRELHARVGAQIEQLYADRMDDHADRLAHHFSRAEEWEKAVAYGLRSAERAGALAQFSEALQVLERTQRWLAKLPAGAVRHRVLTDLLLRQERLCETLGLRARQQQIIDELISLLDPGRDGDRLAEVYLRQGDLFTLLRQFDRAEQALDRSLRLRRDLGDRIGERNTLRSLGLLRWHEGRNRQALDFAEPALRIAREQGEAAAIVGDLVNQGAILRALGELDLARASLQEALHLAEAADPGDGGAAAADDLSVKCVYALQHLANIHRERGERAQALECLHRAGELAELKRLPIQLSYHYTSVAHVYLQEGDVEESLRYYREAIDLTRKAKYAPGLAQSLRISGEVLLGLGRHDEALSNLHEAATLFAQLKDLEGEAAAWSSIAAAREREGEQVPALAAWSRAAALHRQLQHAAGEMEALEGLGRTTRRHVAEPSLALAHYHPAAELARTAGDRAAEGRLRNTIGLLEWSRGEYEQALASYERALALYRELGDGVHAGLMLNSIGATLKAQGRSDEAERRLHEAVALHRETGERKLEGHALALLGDICAERDEPQPAGAYYRQSLEIRRAIGDRRGEGWMLHDLARAELAGGLPYEVRERVASAAQIAAECGDTELATACEQLRRMAD, encoded by the coding sequence ATGGCCGGCGCGTCGGGGAGGTGGTGGAGCCGCTTCTGGCCCGGCAGGCGCGCCGCAGCGCCGGCCGACGCGCCCGACCACTGGCGGCAGCTCCAGGAGATCCTGCACTCTGCGCTGGAGACGCCCAGCGGCGAGCGGATGGCCTTCGTCGCCGGGGCCTGCGCGGACCGGCCGGAGCTGCGGCGCGAGGTGGAGTCGCTCCTTGCCGCGCACGCGCGGCCGAGCGTGCTGGACCGCCCCCCGGCGGTGCTGCTGGGGCTCGCCCCGGCGCCCGGCGCGCAGACCCCACCGCGGCTGGACCGCAGCGCCCCCCACTACGAGATCGTGGAGAAGGTGGGCGGCGGCGGCATGGGCGTCGTCTACCGGGCGCGCGACCGCCGGCTGGGGCGATCCGTCGCGCTGAAGTTCCTTCCCCCGCACCTGAACGCGGACGAGCACGCCAGGGAGCGCTTCCTGGTGGAGGCACAGGCCGCCGCGGCGCTCGACCATCCCAACATCTGCACGCTCTACGAGGCAGGGGAGACCGACGACGGCCACCTCTTCCTGGCGATGCCCTTCTACGAGGGTGAGACGCTGAAGCGGCGGCTCACCGGCGGGGCGCTCACGGTCGCGGAAGCGCTGGACGTGGCGGTGCAGGTGGCGAACGGGCTGGAGAAGGCCCACGAGCGAGGGATCGTCCACCGCGACATCAAGCCCGCCAACCTGGTCGTCACCGGCGACGGCGTGGTCAAGATCGTGGACTTCGGCATCGCCAAGCTGGCCCACGCGGGCGTGACCCGCCCGGGCATCATGCTCGGCACCCTCGCGTACATGAGCCCCGAGCAGGCGGAGGGCCGGGAGGTCGACGGGCGCACCGACCTCTGGTCGCTCGGCGTGGTGCTCTACGAGATGCTGACGGGCGAGCGGCCGTTCCGGGGCGAGCACGACCGCGTGCTGCTGCACGCCATCACCGCCGCCGACCCGAGGCCGCCCACCGCGCTTCGCCCCGACGTCCCGGCCAGGGTGGAGGCCGCGGTCCTGCGCGCGCTCGCCAGGTCCCCCACCGAGCGCTACGCCACCGCGCGCGAGATGTCGGCCGCGCTCGATGCGATCCGCGCTCCCGCGCTCCCCGGAGCGGCTCCCGCCGTGCCCCGGCTGGACTCCGGCGAGGGTGCGTTCGGCGGTGTGGCGCCCGGGGGCGAGCGGCGCCAGGCCACGATCGTCGTCTCGACGATCTCCGGCTACGACTCGCTGGTCGAGCGGCGGGTGCCCGGCGAGGTGGAGCAGGTGCTCGCCGGCCTCCGCGCCGCGGCGGAAGCCGTCGCGGCGGCCCACGGGGGCGTGCTCAACCAGTTCGCCGGCGACGAGCTGGTGCTGCTCTTCGGCGTGCCGACCACCCGGGAGGACGACGCGATCCGCGCGGCACGTGCGGCGCTGGAGCTGCACGCCCGCGTCCGCGCGCTCGCGCCGGAGGGCGAGGGGAGGGACGGCGAGCACCTGGTGCTGCACACCGGGATCGACACCGGGCGCGTGGTCTCGCACCCGGAGGAGGGAGCCCCCGGAACCTACCGTCTCGCCGGTGCTGCCGCCCAGGTGGCGGCGCGGCTTGCGCGGCAGGCGGGCAGGGACGAGGTATGGGCCAGCCCGGAGTGCCGCCACCTGATCGGCGCGTGCTTCGACTCCGAGCCTCGCGAGGCGATCGCCCTGCGCGACCGCAGGCAGCCCCTGGTGCCGTACCGTGTGCTCCGCGCGTCGGGGCTCCAGACGCGCATCGAAGCCCAGGAGAAGGCCGGCCTCACCGCGTACACCGGCCGCGACGGCGAGCTCGCCGCCCTGCGCCGCTGCCTGGCCGACGCCCTCGCCGGGGAGGGGCAGCTCGTGACCGTCACGGGAGAGCCGGGGATCGGCAAGAGCAGGCTGCTGCACGAGTTCCGGCAGGGGGTGGGCGCCTCCGGCGTGCCCGTGCTGATGGGGCGCTGCCAGCCGCACGGCGCCGGTGTGGCGTACCTTCCGTTCGTCGAGATCCTGCGCGCCGGGCTGGGGCTCGGCGAGGACGCCGAGGAGGGGAGGGAGGAGCGCACGGCCGAGCGCATCCGCGCGATCAGCCCGGCGCTGGAAGAGTTCATCCCGCTCTACCTGCACCTGCTCTCGGTCCCGAGCAGCCGGTACACGGTGCCGAGGCACCTGCAGGGCGACGCGTTCCGGCTCGCCATGCAGGAGGCGCTCGCCGCCGTGCTGACGCTGAACGCGCAGCGCGAGCCGGGCGTGGTACTGCTGGAGGACTGGCACTGGGCCGACGAGGCCTCGCATGCCGTGCTCCGGCAGGTGGCCGAGGTCATGGCCGACTCCCCGCTCCTGGTGCTGGTGACGCTGCGGCCCGGCTACGGGATGGAGTGGAGCTCGCCCGGGCAGCACGCGCCGATCGCGCTGCGGCCCCTCGACCCCGCGTCGACGGAGTCGATGCTGCGGTCGCTGCTGAAGGCCGGCCGCGTTCCCGCAGACCTGGCCGCCCTGATCCACGAGCGGACCGGCGGCAACCCGTTCTTCATCGAGGAGATCTGCCAGGCGCTCGTCGAGGAGGGCGCCCTCCGCCCCGGCGGCGGCGACGTCGTCCTCGCCGGGCCGCTGCAGATGCTGGAACTCCCGGATTCGATCCAGGCGGTGATCCGTGCCCGCCTCGACCGGCTGGATCGCGACGCGCGCGACGTGGTGCGGCTCGCCGCGGTGGTCGGGCGCGAGTTCACCCGGACGCTCCTGGAGCGCACCGTCACCGACGGCGGGACGCTCCCGCAGGCGCTGGAGAGGCTGAAGGCCGCGGGGCTCGTCCAGCAGACGCGGGTCGCGCCGGAAGCCGGGTACCGGTTCAAGCACGTGCTCACGCAGGAAGTCGCCTATTCGAGCCTGCTGGAGCACCAGCGCCGGGAGCTGCATGCGCGGGTGGGTGCGCAGATCGAGCAGCTCTACGCCGACCGGATGGACGACCACGCCGATCGGCTGGCGCACCACTTCAGCCGCGCCGAGGAGTGGGAGAAAGCCGTGGCGTACGGCCTCCGCTCCGCGGAGCGTGCGGGCGCCCTGGCGCAGTTCTCGGAGGCGCTGCAGGTGCTGGAGCGCACGCAGCGCTGGCTCGCGAAGCTCCCCGCCGGGGCCGTCCGGCACCGTGTGCTCACCGACCTCCTGCTCAGGCAGGAGCGGCTCTGCGAGACCCTCGGCCTGCGCGCGCGGCAGCAGCAGATCATCGACGAGCTGATCTCGCTCCTCGACCCGGGCCGCGACGGCGATCGGCTGGCCGAGGTGTACCTGCGGCAGGGGGACCTCTTCACGCTGCTGCGCCAGTTCGACCGGGCCGAGCAGGCGCTGGACCGGTCGCTCCGGCTGCGGCGCGACCTGGGCGACCGCATCGGCGAGCGGAACACGCTGCGGAGCCTGGGGCTGCTGCGGTGGCACGAGGGCCGCAACCGGCAAGCGCTCGATTTCGCGGAGCCCGCGCTGCGGATCGCGCGGGAGCAGGGGGAGGCGGCCGCCATCGTCGGCGACCTGGTCAACCAGGGGGCGATCCTGCGCGCTCTCGGGGAGCTGGATCTCGCCCGGGCTTCGCTGCAGGAGGCGCTGCACCTGGCCGAGGCCGCCGATCCCGGCGACGGCGGCGCGGCGGCCGCGGACGACCTGTCCGTGAAGTGCGTCTACGCGCTGCAGCACCTGGCGAACATCCACCGGGAGCGGGGCGAGCGCGCGCAGGCGCTGGAGTGCCTGCACCGCGCCGGGGAGCTGGCGGAGCTCAAGCGTCTCCCGATCCAGCTCTCCTACCACTACACGTCGGTCGCGCACGTCTACCTGCAGGAGGGCGACGTCGAGGAGAGCCTCCGCTACTACCGCGAAGCGATCGACCTGACCCGCAAGGCCAAGTACGCGCCGGGCCTGGCGCAGTCGCTCCGGATCTCCGGCGAGGTGCTGCTCGGTCTCGGGCGCCACGACGAGGCGCTCTCGAACCTGCACGAGGCGGCGACGCTGTTCGCGCAGCTCAAGGACCTGGAAGGCGAGGCGGCGGCGTGGAGCAGCATCGCGGCGGCACGGGAGCGAGAGGGGGAGCAGGTGCCGGCCCTGGCCGCCTGGAGCCGGGCGGCCGCGCTGCATCGACAGCTTCAGCACGCGGCCGGGGAGATGGAGGCGCTGGAGGGGCTCGGCCGCACGACCCGCCGGCACGTGGCCGAGCCTTCGCTCGCGCTGGCGCACTACCATCCCGCGGCCGAGCTGGCGCGCACGGCGGGAGACCGCGCCGCGGAAGGCCGGCTGCGCAACACGATCGGCCTCCTGGAATGGAGCCGCGGCGAGTACGAGCAGGCGCTCGCCAGCTACGAGCGGGCGCTCGCCCTCTACCGCGAGCTGGGCGACGGCGTCCACGCCGGCCTGATGCTCAACAGCATCGGCGCGACGCTGAAGGCGCAGGGCCGGAGCGACGAGGCGGAGCGCCGGCTGCACGAGGCCGTCGCCCTGCACCGGGAAACGGGTGAGCGGAAGCTGGAGGGCCATGCGCTCGCCCTCCTCGGCGACATCTGCGCCGAGCGGGACGAGCCGCAGCCGGCCGGCGCGTACTACCGGCAGTCGCTGGAGATCCGCCGCGCCATCGGGGACCGCCGCGGCGAGGGCTGGATGCTGCACGACCTGGCCCGCGCCGAGCTCGCCGGCGGGCTGCCCTACGAAGTCCGCGAGCGCGTGGCGAGCGCCGCGCAGATCGCCGCGGAGTGCGGCGACACCGAGCTGGCGACCGCGTGCGAGCAGCTCCGCCGCATGGCGGATTGA
- a CDS encoding DUF4242 domain-containing protein — MPRYIIERNVGTLSREELDAAGRKSNEVLDGMPGVVWIRSYVSDAEGKIYCEYDAPDRESILEHARRAGLPADRISEVALEISPAMFR, encoded by the coding sequence ATGCCGAGGTACATCATCGAGCGGAACGTGGGAACGCTGTCGCGCGAGGAGCTCGACGCCGCCGGGCGGAAGTCCAACGAGGTGCTGGACGGGATGCCCGGCGTGGTCTGGATCCGCAGCTACGTGTCGGACGCGGAGGGGAAGATCTACTGCGAGTACGACGCGCCGGACAGGGAGTCGATCCTGGAGCACGCCCGGCGCGCCGGCCTGCCGGCCGACCGGATCTCCGAGGTCGCGCTCGAGATCAGCCCCGCGATGTTCCGCTGA
- a CDS encoding DUF5916 domain-containing protein, with protein sequence MRRSPLMLAGIWLLAGTQAPAQTPPETKDAPEPARPSLRAERITGAPPILDGRLDDEVWAGAEVSSDLVQREPKEGVPASERTEVRILYDDAAVYVGIRLFDSRPDSVVAQLARRDNQIYSDWVHVGFDSYHDRRTAFVFGVNPRGVKQDLMVFDDRRLDATWDAVWEVGTTIDSLGWTAEFRIPLSQLRFTPREGEQLWGFQVRRRIARRNELAFWAPLPRNAPGDVSLYGTLRGLGGLRSPRRLEVVPYSVARVTRAPRQAANPLYSPSDYFGSLGADLKYGLTSNLTLSATMNPDFGQVEADPSQVNLTAFETRFEERRPLFMEGGDIFRFGLGEGWWGGEQLFYSRRIGRAPQRRPFVAGGFAEVPDATTLLGAVKLSGKTASGWSIGVLDVATAEEQALTVDSLGRRGREVVEPMSNYAVARLKRDFRTGQSAIGGIFTATNRRLDDNPALGFLRSSAYVGGLDARHRFGGGNYELKGWLMGSHVRGSEEAITRTQRSSVRYFQRPDAAHLDLDPSLTSLSGVAAGAAAWKIGGGNWRGAVDVLVRSPGFETNDLGFQRLADRVSESAFVAYEQFRPGRRFRRWRVDAFEWSQWSYGGERVETAVGGTANFQLLNYWGGHGGAEYYVEALSTDALRGGPALRTPGKLHTWLGLNSDQRRRVSGGLFADLFLEDETDGLSFQLGPTLAYRPSARMELSLGPSAAWNVVPWQYVAERQAGGKPRYVVGRLDQQTASLTARLNYTFTPDLTLQLYAQPFISAGEFTEFQVADAPRAGRLAERFRRLGEGELVRDPTNRAYRVDLDGNGAADFSFPDRDFHFKEMRSNAVLRWEYRPGSALFVVWSQGRSASDPDGGLRLARDARRLLSVEETNVLLVKLSYWLSR encoded by the coding sequence ATGCGCCGTTCCCCCCTCATGCTCGCCGGCATCTGGCTCCTCGCCGGCACCCAGGCCCCCGCCCAGACCCCCCCGGAAACGAAGGATGCGCCGGAGCCGGCGCGCCCGTCGCTGCGCGCGGAGCGGATCACCGGGGCTCCCCCGATCCTGGACGGGCGGCTCGACGACGAGGTCTGGGCCGGCGCGGAAGTCTCGAGCGACCTGGTGCAGCGGGAGCCGAAGGAGGGAGTTCCCGCCTCCGAGCGGACCGAGGTGCGCATCCTGTACGACGACGCGGCGGTCTACGTCGGGATCCGGCTCTTCGACTCCCGTCCGGACTCCGTCGTGGCGCAGCTCGCCCGCCGCGACAACCAGATCTACTCGGACTGGGTCCACGTCGGCTTCGACAGCTACCACGACCGCCGCACGGCGTTCGTCTTCGGCGTGAACCCCCGCGGGGTGAAGCAGGACCTGATGGTCTTCGACGACCGCAGGCTGGACGCGACCTGGGACGCGGTCTGGGAGGTGGGCACCACCATCGACTCGCTCGGCTGGACGGCGGAGTTCCGCATCCCCCTCTCCCAGCTCCGGTTCACGCCGCGGGAGGGGGAGCAGCTCTGGGGCTTCCAGGTCCGCCGCAGGATCGCCCGCCGGAACGAGCTCGCCTTCTGGGCCCCGCTCCCCCGGAACGCACCCGGTGACGTCTCGCTCTACGGCACCCTGCGCGGCCTCGGCGGCCTGCGCTCTCCGCGGCGCCTGGAGGTGGTCCCGTACTCCGTGGCCCGCGTCACCCGCGCCCCCCGGCAGGCCGCCAACCCCCTGTACAGTCCCAGCGACTACTTCGGCTCCCTGGGCGCGGACCTGAAGTACGGCCTCACGTCCAACCTGACGCTCTCGGCCACGATGAACCCGGACTTCGGGCAGGTGGAGGCGGACCCCTCCCAGGTCAACCTCACCGCGTTCGAGACCCGCTTCGAGGAGCGGCGCCCCTTGTTCATGGAGGGGGGCGACATCTTCCGCTTCGGCCTCGGAGAAGGCTGGTGGGGGGGCGAGCAGCTCTTCTATTCCCGGCGCATCGGCCGCGCTCCCCAGCGCCGTCCGTTCGTGGCGGGAGGGTTCGCGGAGGTCCCGGACGCCACCACGCTGCTCGGTGCCGTGAAGCTCTCGGGGAAGACCGCCAGCGGGTGGTCGATCGGGGTCCTCGACGTGGCGACCGCGGAGGAGCAGGCGCTGACGGTGGACTCCCTCGGAAGGCGCGGGCGCGAGGTGGTCGAGCCTATGTCGAACTACGCGGTCGCGAGGCTCAAGCGCGACTTCCGGACGGGGCAGAGCGCAATCGGGGGGATCTTCACGGCCACGAACCGCCGGCTCGACGACAACCCCGCCCTCGGCTTCCTGCGCTCCTCCGCCTACGTCGGCGGCCTGGACGCGCGGCACCGCTTCGGCGGCGGGAACTACGAGCTCAAGGGCTGGCTCATGGGCAGCCACGTCCGGGGGAGCGAGGAGGCGATCACCCGGACGCAGCGCTCCTCGGTGCGCTACTTCCAGCGCCCCGACGCGGCGCACCTGGACCTCGATCCGTCCCTCACCTCGCTCTCGGGCGTCGCGGCCGGCGCCGCCGCATGGAAGATAGGCGGGGGGAACTGGCGCGGCGCCGTGGACGTGCTCGTACGCTCTCCGGGCTTCGAGACCAACGACCTGGGCTTCCAGCGGCTGGCCGACCGCGTCTCCGAGTCCGCCTTCGTCGCCTACGAGCAGTTCCGGCCCGGGCGGCGCTTCCGGCGGTGGAGGGTGGACGCGTTCGAGTGGTCGCAGTGGAGCTACGGAGGCGAGCGGGTGGAGACGGCGGTGGGCGGCACCGCGAACTTCCAGCTCCTCAACTACTGGGGAGGCCACGGCGGCGCCGAGTACTACGTCGAGGCGCTCTCGACGGACGCGCTGCGGGGCGGTCCGGCGCTCCGGACGCCGGGGAAGCTCCACACCTGGCTCGGCCTGAACAGCGACCAGCGGCGCAGGGTGAGCGGCGGGCTCTTCGCGGACCTGTTCCTGGAGGACGAGACGGACGGCCTCTCCTTCCAGCTGGGGCCCACGCTCGCCTACCGCCCCTCCGCGCGCATGGAGCTCTCGCTCGGTCCCTCGGCGGCGTGGAACGTGGTGCCGTGGCAGTACGTGGCGGAGCGGCAGGCCGGCGGGAAGCCGCGCTACGTCGTCGGGCGCCTGGACCAGCAGACCGCCTCCCTCACCGCACGGCTGAACTACACGTTCACCCCGGACCTGACGCTCCAGCTGTACGCGCAGCCGTTCATCAGCGCGGGCGAGTTCACCGAGTTCCAGGTGGCGGACGCCCCCCGCGCCGGGCGGCTCGCGGAGCGGTTCCGCCGTCTGGGCGAGGGTGAGCTCGTCCGCGATCCCACCAACCGTGCCTACAGGGTGGACCTGGACGGGAACGGGGCCGCGGACTTCTCCTTCCCGGACCGCGACTTCCACTTCAAGGAGATGCGCTCCAACGCGGTGCTGCGTTGGGAGTACCGTCCCGGCTCCGCGCTCTTCGTCGTCTGGAGCCAGGGGAGGAGCGCCTCAGATCCCGACGGGGGCCTCCGCCTCGCCCGGGACGCGCGGAGGCTCCTCTCCGTGGAGGAGACCAACGTGCTCCTGGTGAAGCTGAGCTACTGGCTGAGCCGCTGA